The DNA sequence TCAAAATCCTAGAGCAGGACAACCTGATCGGGAAAAGGGTGATGCCTTTGTTTTACGGAGTGGAGCCGGCCTGCGTccggagacagagagagagctACCATGAAGCAATGGCGGAGCACGAGAGCCGGTACGGGAGTGGCTCGGATAAGGTGAGGCGATGGAGAGAAGCTCTTGGGGAAGTCGGAGAACTGCGGGGGTGGATTCTCCCCCTCAATCAGTATGTTTGATCCATCcgttcctttgttttttttttttttgttccatagAATTAAAGCGGCACCGCACTTGTTAACACAGCGAATATGTTTCGATTTAATGCTCAAATGTTTTCCAAAGGAATAAGGTGCACTTTGGGTTTTGAACAGAGGCGAAGCAGAGTCTATTCAACGAGTTGCCGAGGATATCGGAATAACGCTCCAGCAACTGAACGCCCCGACCGCCCTGGAAGCGAGTCCTACGAGCCCAAAATGGGCCGGAGTCATCTGGAAATTGACGGTGGGTGCACCGTTGATTTTCGCCCTACCCCTTCTAATGGTAGCGAGCGGGGGTGTTCGCGAATTGCCCATCGGTGTGGTGATTTTTGCTGTCTCTTTTTGTGCTTTCGTGTACCTCGTATTTGCCACGATAATTCTTCACAGTAGCAAAGGACAGAACACTGCCTAATCTCGATCCAGCGAGAATTCATCGGTGCCCGAGGATTTTGTCTCCGGCGTATCATGATGATCTTCATGTCTCGGTCGCAACTCCAACTTTTGCCTTGGCTGCCATGCTGTTTAAAGATCGCGTCCCTGAGATTTCTTCTATATTTGGCTTCGAAGTTGGTTTTCTTTGTCTCTGTGTTCTATAATTTTCGTGTCTTATTTATTTTGCCCTCATGAGTCGGGGCATTATGGATTATTTTTAATCTCGCTCCTCTAATTACGGTTGGCAAAATAGTCATGTTTTAAGTGAGTTGcctaaaatttcaaagaaacaGGCTCAAATGAGTCCATGAAATAAATGTTTTAACTCCACATTTTTGCAGCATAATCACCCATTCAAATCCCAGCATTCTCTTGCTGTGTTTGGTCCGGCTTTGGGGGAAGATCTTTGGGAGAACGCAACGACTTTCGATTAAATGGGTTTTCCGAAATGCAAACGATATTTGGCAAATCGTATTCAAAAGTGCTTTGGTATCAATTTTGTGTTTAAATGATGTTCGGGAAAACTAGACTTGTAAAAAAACTTAGGTGTATATTttaaatgcataaaaaaaaaacgaaagaaaattaACTTACGACGCTAGTGATGGTCTAACGCTGGCGAGGCAAATTCGGCACCGGCGGACATTGCCTGAGGCTCACCGGTGATATTACGCAAGGTGAAAATCACGAGGGTAAAACTAGAATTTCGAATGTCTAGCAAGGGCAaagttggaaagaaaaaaaaatgcatgagcATTCCACAAATGCTAAGAGCCCCAAAGCTATGTAGGACTTACATTGGGGTAAGGAACTGTAGAAGACTTTGGGAATACAATGCCTTTGCCCCAAAGCTCTCCAGCGTATATTTTGAAAGAGTTTTTCTTACGCGGGATTcattaattgagattgaaaaTTACCGTTTGCGGGGTTGGTCTAGTAAGATAAGATATAAAAATTCTTAATTAGTCTAGTATGAGGTCGACTAGCATGGGCCGAATAGAACCCGGCATCAAAAAAGATGGATTCTAAATAAACAGGCCTCCCAAGTAAGTATGCCTGGGTCGGATAACAAATGTTCTGAcctcaaattgacccatttataTGCAATAAAGATTAGCCTCCCATATCTGACGTTACTTGTGAtctatttttttgtaatgtttatCCTTTAATTATTACTTTTGAAGAATCGGCAACTTTATAGATCGGCTCAACGACTTAGTGAGGAAACTGTTCatctcgaaaaaaaatattggaataGTCTCGTCAAAAGATGACACATGATACGATTGGTCTCGTAcattaattttccaaaattgtggGTACACAAACCTAGACCAATTACCTATTTCCTTTCCAATTGGCATTtccaacttaccaaaaaaaaacaacgacaaaaaaaaaaaaaaaacccccaagAGGTGTTTTGGAGAAGTGGCATTCAATTGCAATGTCGTTATCATTTTTGCAAACACAAAATTCTCCGCAACTGATCGAATTGGTCATAAAACGGTTGGCGGAAAGAAATCACAAACGGTTGGCTTTCACGTTAACTTCGCACAGAAGGTCGACACTTCTCGTACTTTTGTCCTTTTCACACGAGAGGTGTTCACTATTCATGTCCATTTTATTCCTGGGTCTTCTAGCTTTGGTCCATTAGTAGATACCCGTGCCATtgacgactctctctctctctctctctctctctcgatcaaTCGATTGAAAAGAGACTACATGCACGAATCCAAAGCGGATCGCCACGCCCGGGAAGTTTGGTCACCTAACATTGGTGAAAATGTAAGGACGTTTGGTGGAAGGCCGGCCAAAAACGGTCGATCTTATTAAATAGCGGGTTGACGTTCTATTCTTCTAACGTGCGTCAGGCAATGTATATTAAGTAAGGGGTTGACATACTATCTATAGAGGCTCGAACCAAAACTCGAAAACACGTTATGATGAATCACTAAACGTCACAAATTCACATTCCCAGCTCCGATCTAATTCGTCCTCTTACtttattggaaaaattcaagatgaagCCACCCGTCCGCGTCATTCCTATGTTCTTTACTCAATGCGGGAGTGCTTCTCTTTCCTTATTTGGCGCGTtgggaacctttttttttttttttttatatcaaaaaCGCGTTtggattgtgttttttttttggggggtcgaaTGTTTGGATTGTTGATGTGTTAGGAATGAAGCTTGATTAGTCGAGACGATTCGCATATTTTCCTCGGGAGCCAAGTAAATGTCCGACCCAGGAATGAGCCAAGATTTTCCTGGTAACTGTTCATCTAATTCGTCTGACTTTAGCTGCATTTTCTGCATCCGTCGCTGATATAGGTCTTCATGCAGGGCGTGGCGTTCTAAGGGCGGTTCTCGACAGCGATCCGGGCCTTCGCATCGGTGTCCACCAACACGAGGGAAGATCTTGAAGCTGATTGAGTGGTTGGGGAGCAAGTTTCATAAGgagggtggcggtggcggtggcggtggcggggTCGGCAAGGAGGGTATCGGGGGGAGGGTTCTTGTGGACAATGGACATGGCGTTGCGGTGCTTCGAGTTCGATCTGTTCGCCTTCTTATTGCTGGTGCCGAGGGCCTTGGGCCAAGGCCTTGACCATTCAATCCAATGCAATATTCTTCTATAGGCCGATCAACTTAGACgaactccgtttatttcacgaataataaataatttgaaaaaataatttcctaaaaataattacttatgtCACTAGATATTATTAGTCAATAAAAACTATATGTATTATCagtaataatttatatctaaataattTTTGTGGACGATAaagatatttttcgttcattcattgtAAGCAACACAGgtgttcattttttgaaaaaatatttttcaaaccattcatttttcggGAAACACCTGCACCCTTAAAAGTTAATTCTTCCtcctcgagaaaaaaaaatcaaacaaagaaaatgggTAAATTATGATTGGGCAAATTTCATGGTAAATATCAAAGTTCCTATGTATTGTTTTAAGAGGTTGATCTCCGACCACGGGCAAAAATTTGGCAAAACGGTTGCTTTCGCTCAGATGATGGACATGAAAGCCTGTTGAGTAAGATACCTTTATCTacttcatctttttattttgttgttacTTTTTTAATTACGACATACAGCTTTTCTCTGACGATGAGATTAAGGTGATTTAAGTTGGTGGGCATGAATTGTCATAGGATGTGTTCAAAATGGATGTGTTTAGTAACGTGGGTTGAGCCCGGCATGGGTATGAGTTGGTAAATTGTATTGCATTGTCAAACTATTATTTTACCCGACCCAATCCACCTATTTGACCGCGCTATATCTAGTATAAGTTTCTTGTTACCAACTTAAAATTTG is a window from the Rhodamnia argentea isolate NSW1041297 chromosome 8, ASM2092103v1, whole genome shotgun sequence genome containing:
- the LOC115748099 gene encoding TMV resistance protein N-like, whose amino-acid sequence is MATSEEQFEYDVFLSYNRSERDAGSFFPQHLHDVLNQNGIKSYKYSEDLEQGEEIAPAVVEAIKASRIFVVILSRRYASSASCLSELVKILEQDNLIGKRVMPLFYGVEPACVRRQRESYHEAMAEHESRYGSGSDKVRRWREALGEVGELRGWILPLNQGEAESIQRVAEDIGITLQQLNAPTALEASPTSPKWAGVIWKLTVGAPLIFALPLLMVASGGVRELPIGVVIFAVSFCAFVYLVFATIILHSSKGQNTA